In the genome of Buchnera aphidicola (Chaitophorus sp. 3695), one region contains:
- the era gene encoding GTPase Era, giving the protein MKKIKNQYCGKIAIIGNQNSGKSSLMNKLIGKKVSITSKKKNTTQENILGIKTIKNYQFIYIDTPGFKKKKYIHISKDLKFKYDILKDLKLVILVIDNIIWDKNHTVLLNFMNKKNIPNLIVINKIDKIKKKNIILPFIKYLNKKFSQIKIIPVSSKTGDNIKVLEKIIKKNIPMHKHFFHKNQNNNYSLKFQIYEIIRETIMRYFGDELPYSSKIKIKSIKKNIRQEIIIHSEIFVLYCRQKKIFIGKNGKKIKLCSMISKKKLEKILNTKVHLFIWIKTFKNNSLHKKYK; this is encoded by the coding sequence GTGAAAAAAATAAAAAATCAATATTGTGGAAAAATAGCAATTATAGGGAATCAAAATTCTGGAAAATCTAGTTTAATGAATAAATTAATTGGAAAAAAAGTCTCTATAACTTCTAAAAAAAAAAACACGACTCAAGAAAATATTTTAGGAATTAAAACAATTAAAAATTATCAATTTATATATATTGATACACCAGGATTTAAAAAAAAAAAATATATACATATTTCTAAAGATTTAAAATTTAAATATGATATTTTAAAAGATTTAAAATTAGTAATTTTAGTTATTGATAATATAATTTGGGATAAAAATCATACTGTTTTATTAAATTTTATGAATAAAAAAAATATTCCAAATTTAATTGTTATAAACAAAATAGATAAAATTAAAAAAAAAAATATAATATTACCATTCATAAAATATTTAAATAAAAAATTTTCTCAAATAAAAATCATACCTGTATCATCAAAAACAGGAGATAATATAAAAGTTTTAGAAAAAATTATTAAAAAAAATATCCCTATGCATAAACATTTTTTTCATAAAAATCAAAATAATAATTATTCTTTAAAATTTCAAATATATGAAATAATAAGAGAAACAATAATGAGATATTTTGGAGATGAGTTACCTTATTCATCTAAAATAAAAATTAAATCAATTAAAAAAAATATACGACAAGAAATAATTATTCATTCTGAAATTTTTGTATTATATTGCAGACAAAAAAAAATTTTTATTGGAAAAAATGGAAAAAAAATAAAATTATGTAGTATGATATCTAAAAAAAAGTTAGAAAAAATTTTAAATACTAAAGTACATCTTTTTATATGGATAAAAACATTCAAAAATAATTCATTACATAAAAAATATAAATAA
- the rnc gene encoding ribonuclease III, translating into MDYSETEKVQKIIGYVYTKKELLTQALTHRSSGINHNERLEFLGDSILSFVIATALYKFFPDVNEGDMSRMRATLVRGHTLAKIAHEFELGEYLKLGQGELKSGGFRRESILANTVEAIIGSVFLDSNIKTIEKLILKWYKKRLEKISPGDAQKDSKTRLQEYLQSKHLPLPTYTVVQVYGEAHNQLFTVKCKILNISENLIGIGSSRRKAEQNSAQYALIKLGIE; encoded by the coding sequence ATGGATTACTCTGAAACAGAAAAAGTACAAAAAATAATAGGATATGTATATACTAAAAAAGAACTTTTAACTCAAGCATTAACTCATAGAAGTTCTGGAATAAATCATAATGAAAGATTAGAATTTTTAGGTGATTCTATTCTCAGTTTTGTAATTGCTACAGCTTTATATAAATTCTTTCCTGATGTAAATGAAGGAGATATGAGCCGTATGCGTGCAACATTAGTTCGAGGGCATACTTTAGCAAAAATTGCACATGAATTTGAATTAGGAGAGTATTTAAAACTTGGGCAAGGAGAACTTAAAAGTGGAGGATTTAGACGAGAATCCATATTAGCGAATACTGTAGAAGCTATTATTGGAAGTGTATTTTTAGATAGCAACATTAAAACTATAGAAAAACTAATATTAAAATGGTATAAAAAAAGATTAGAAAAAATTAGTCCTGGAGATGCACAAAAAGATTCTAAAACTAGACTTCAAGAATATCTGCAATCTAAACATTTACCATTACCTACTTATACTGTAGTACAAGTATATGGAGAAGCACATAATCAATTATTTACAGTTAAATGTAAAATTTTAAATATTTCTGAAAATTTAATTGGAATTGGATCTAGCAGAAGAAAAGCAGAACAAAACTCTGCTCAATATGCTTTAATCAAATTAGGAATAGAGTGA
- the lepA gene encoding translation elongation factor 4, with protein sequence MKRIRNFSIIAHIDHGKSTLADRLIQICGNLKKREISTRMLDTMDIEKERGITIKAQTVTTTYLAKNNKKYYLNFIDTPGHVNFSYEVKRSLSACEGALLVIDATQGIEAQTLENCYTALNMNIKIIPVINKIDLPHADSNRILKDIEDIIGISSKNSISCSAKTGLGIDLLLEKIVKKIPYPIGNKKKPLQAIIIDSWFDNYLGVVSLIRIKNGYLKKGSIIQVMSSKKNYKVEKLGIFTPKQISLKTLKCGEVGWIICGIKNILAAPVGDTLTSFHNPCKYPLSGFKKIKPQIYAGLYTIDSNQYENFRDALGKLSLNDASLFYEPENSSALGFGFKCGFLGILHMEIIQERLEREYNLNLISTPPTVIYEVKIIKNNAILHINSPVNFPKKGTYKEIREPIAECIILLPSKYIGNIISLCIKKRGVQKKMVYHTHQISLTYDIPMSEIVLNFFDQIKSVSSGYASLEYKFKKFKKSNLVCLNILINNQKIDALSIITHKKTCFKKGKEIIEKMKNIIPRQQFDISIQASVKNKIIARTTIKQLRKNVLSKCYGGDISRKKKLLQKQKLGKKKMKKIGNINLPKEAFFSILNLNKNS encoded by the coding sequence ATGAAAAGAATAAGAAATTTTTCTATTATTGCACACATAGATCATGGAAAATCTACTTTAGCTGATAGATTAATTCAAATTTGTGGAAATTTAAAAAAAAGAGAAATATCTACACGTATGTTAGATACCATGGATATAGAAAAAGAAAGAGGAATTACAATTAAGGCTCAAACAGTTACTACTACATATTTAGCAAAAAATAATAAAAAATATTACTTAAATTTTATAGATACTCCAGGACATGTCAATTTTTCTTATGAAGTTAAACGTTCTTTATCAGCATGTGAAGGAGCTTTATTAGTTATTGATGCGACTCAAGGAATAGAAGCTCAAACATTAGAAAATTGTTATACAGCATTAAATATGAATATAAAAATTATTCCTGTAATTAATAAAATTGATTTACCGCATGCAGATTCTAATCGTATTTTAAAAGATATAGAAGATATCATTGGAATTTCTTCTAAAAATTCTATATCTTGTTCAGCGAAAACCGGTTTAGGTATTGATCTTTTATTAGAAAAAATTGTTAAAAAAATTCCTTATCCTATAGGAAATAAAAAAAAACCATTACAAGCAATTATAATTGATTCTTGGTTTGATAATTATTTAGGCGTAGTATCTTTAATTAGAATTAAAAATGGATATTTAAAAAAAGGATCTATTATTCAAGTAATGAGTTCAAAAAAAAATTATAAAGTTGAAAAACTTGGAATATTCACACCTAAACAAATATCTTTAAAAACATTAAAATGCGGAGAAGTAGGATGGATTATTTGTGGTATTAAAAATATATTAGCTGCACCAGTTGGAGATACCTTAACTTCTTTTCATAATCCTTGCAAATATCCTCTTTCTGGTTTTAAAAAAATTAAACCTCAAATATATGCTGGATTATATACAATTGATTCTAATCAATATGAAAATTTTAGAGATGCTTTAGGAAAACTTAGCTTAAATGATGCATCATTATTTTATGAACCAGAAAATTCTTCAGCTTTAGGTTTTGGTTTTAAATGTGGATTTCTTGGAATTTTACATATGGAAATTATTCAAGAAAGATTAGAAAGAGAATATAATTTAAATTTAATTTCTACTCCTCCAACAGTAATTTATGAAGTAAAAATTATAAAAAATAATGCAATTTTACATATAAATTCTCCAGTTAACTTTCCTAAAAAAGGAACATATAAAGAAATACGAGAACCAATTGCAGAATGTATTATTTTATTGCCTTCAAAATATATTGGAAATATAATCTCTTTATGTATAAAAAAAAGAGGCGTTCAAAAAAAAATGGTTTACCATACACATCAAATATCTTTAACTTATGATATTCCAATGTCTGAAATAGTTTTAAATTTTTTTGATCAAATTAAATCTGTTTCTAGTGGATATGCATCTTTAGAATATAAATTTAAAAAATTTAAAAAATCTAATTTAGTATGTTTAAATATATTAATTAATAATCAAAAAATTGATGCATTATCTATAATTACACATAAAAAAACATGTTTTAAAAAAGGTAAAGAAATCATTGAAAAAATGAAAAACATTATACCTAGACAACAATTTGATATTTCAATACAAGCTTCAGTAAAAAATAAAATTATAGCACGTACTACTATAAAACAATTAAGAAAAAATGTCTTATCTAAATGTTATGGAGGAGATATTTCAAGAAAAAAAAAATTATTACAAAAACAAAAATTAGGTAAAAAAAAAATGAAAAAAATTGGAAATATAAATTTACCAAAAGAAGCATTTTTTTCTATTTTAAATTTAAACAAAAATTCTTAA
- the acpS gene encoding holo-ACP synthase produces the protein MKIIGIGIDILRIKRIKKIFNLYEKKFIKKILTEKEFFFYNKSIRKIKFLTRSFVIKEATCKAMGTGMKNSISFKNIEIYYNKKKQLRINYLEHALYKKKVLGIQKSHISFTDEKKYAQAIVILEA, from the coding sequence ATGAAAATTATAGGCATTGGAATTGATATATTAAGAATTAAAAGAATAAAAAAAATATTTAATTTATACGAAAAAAAATTTATAAAAAAAATTTTAACAGAAAAAGAATTTTTTTTTTATAATAAAAGTATTAGAAAAATAAAATTCTTAACAAGAAGTTTTGTTATTAAAGAAGCAACATGTAAAGCAATGGGAACAGGAATGAAAAATAGCATATCATTTAAAAATATTGAAATTTACTATAATAAAAAAAAACAGTTAAGAATAAATTATCTTGAACATGCTTTATATAAAAAAAAAGTATTAGGTATTCAAAAATCACATATTAGTTTTACAGATGAAAAAAAATATGCTCAAGCAATAGTAATTTTAGAAGCATAA
- the tadA gene encoding tRNA adenosine(34) deaminase TadA: MLVCQKFFKILKMNINNQYVNRYWMKIALFLAKISFNKGEIPIGSVLISSNKVIGMGWNNSIEKNDPTAHAEIIALRNGGKFLKNYRLLHTTLYVTLEPCIMCLGAILNSRIQTLIIGASRKNNFKNILYDTNFIYNSNGFKIKIIKNILKNECSNLIKQFFINQR, encoded by the coding sequence ATGTTAGTATGTCAAAAATTTTTTAAGATTTTGAAGATGAATATAAACAATCAATATGTCAACCGTTACTGGATGAAAATTGCTTTATTTTTAGCTAAAATTTCTTTTAATAAAGGAGAAATTCCTATTGGTTCAGTATTAATTAGTTCAAATAAAGTTATTGGTATGGGATGGAATAATTCCATTGAAAAAAATGATCCTACAGCACATGCAGAAATTATTGCATTAAGAAATGGAGGAAAATTTTTAAAAAATTATAGATTATTACATACTACTTTATATGTTACATTAGAACCGTGTATTATGTGTTTAGGAGCTATTTTAAATAGCCGAATTCAAACATTAATAATAGGAGCTAGTAGAAAAAATAATTTTAAAAATATTCTTTATGATACAAATTTTATTTATAATTCTAATGGATTTAAAATTAAAATCATAAAGAATATTTTAAAAAATGAATGTTCTAATTTAATTAAACAGTTTTTTATTAATCAAAGATAA
- the smpB gene encoding SsrA-binding protein SmpB, translating into MITKKNKINILFNKKSKFNFFIKKKFIAGIVLHGWEVKSIRQRKIDISRSYVVLNFNEIYLLNCEIQPLQNSTFFKYNYIKKNRKIKLLLLRKEINLISHQINKYKYTIIPISLFWKKSFCKLEIGLAVGKNLYDKRQSKKNKTLKRELSKNFKRFQC; encoded by the coding sequence AAAATAAATATATTATTTAATAAAAAATCAAAGTTTAATTTTTTTATTAAAAAAAAATTTATTGCTGGTATTGTATTACATGGATGGGAAGTAAAATCTATACGTCAAAGGAAAATTGATATTAGTCGTAGTTATGTAGTATTAAATTTCAATGAAATATATTTATTAAATTGTGAAATACAACCTTTACAAAATTCTACTTTTTTTAAATATAATTATATAAAAAAGAATAGAAAAATAAAATTATTACTTCTAAGAAAAGAAATTAATTTAATTTCTCATCAAATAAATAAATATAAATATACTATTATTCCTATTTCTCTTTTTTGGAAAAAATCTTTCTGTAAATTAGAAATTGGTTTAGCTGTAGGAAAAAATTTATATGATAAAAGACAATCTAAAAAAAATAAAACTTTAAAAAGAGAATTATCAAAAAATTTTAAACGTTTTCAATGTTAG
- the lepB gene encoding signal peptidase I has translation MYNIFSTFFILLMTFTGLIWILQVIQNLYYKNHLTQKEYDNYKSKQENSISSFFPILFFTFIFRAFIFEPFQIPSTSMLPSLFIGDYILVKKFAYNIINPFNQKILFTITHPLRGDIIIFKYPCNKKLNFVKRVIGIPGDTVKYNPFTKQLAIYNKYNKYSYLMNLVTYSKIIKNNFSEQNLLDLKNHVIMEEINNANHYNILLSKKYTDQEKFYYKQKSVKLGTWIIPKGFYFVMGDNRDNSSDSRYWGLVPESNIIGKVSIVWFSLEQNANAWPTGIRFYRIGTIVK, from the coding sequence ATGTATAATATTTTTTCTACATTTTTTATATTACTTATGACTTTTACAGGTTTAATCTGGATATTACAAGTTATTCAAAATTTATATTATAAAAATCATCTAACACAAAAAGAATATGATAATTATAAAAGTAAACAAGAAAATTCTATAAGTAGTTTTTTTCCAATTTTATTTTTTACATTTATTTTTAGAGCTTTTATATTCGAACCCTTTCAAATTCCGTCTACTTCAATGTTACCTTCTTTATTTATTGGAGATTATATTTTAGTAAAAAAATTTGCTTATAATATAATAAATCCATTTAATCAAAAAATACTATTTACGATTACACATCCTCTTAGAGGTGATATCATAATATTTAAATATCCTTGCAATAAAAAATTAAATTTTGTAAAAAGAGTTATTGGAATTCCAGGAGATACAGTAAAATATAATCCTTTCACAAAGCAACTTGCAATTTATAATAAATATAATAAATATTCATATTTAATGAATCTTGTAACATATAGTAAAATTATAAAAAATAATTTTTCAGAACAAAATCTTTTAGATTTAAAAAATCATGTAATAATGGAAGAAATAAATAATGCAAATCATTATAATATTCTTTTATCAAAAAAGTATACGGATCAAGAAAAATTCTATTATAAACAAAAATCAGTAAAATTAGGAACTTGGATTATTCCAAAAGGATTTTATTTTGTCATGGGAGATAATAGAGATAATAGTTCTGATAGTAGATATTGGGGATTAGTTCCTGAATCAAATATTATTGGAAAAGTAAGTATAGTATGGTTTAGTTTAGAACAAAATGCAAATGCATGGCCTACTGGAATAAGATTTTATAGAATTGGAACAATTGTTAAATAA